In the Desulfuromonas sp. DDH964 genome, AGGGTCAATTCCTGGTCGATGACCTGGACCAGGAAGGCCCGTTCCAGCTCGTTCTTCTCGTCGGCACTCAGTTCCTGGCCGGCGGGGAGGGTTTTGGCGAACTCGCGGCGAAACTGGTCGAGGGTCACGGTGCGGTTGTCGACCCGGACCAGGACCGGCGACGAAGCTTCACCCTTTTCCTTGCAGGCAAAGAGGGGGATACAGAGAAAAATCAGAACCAGCAGGGTTTTGCTGCGCAGTAGGCACATAAGCTTCCGATCCACGGCGGGCGAATGCTCGGGGGAGGTCAGGCCGGCGGCGAGGGGCCGCGGAGAGTCAGGCTAGCACAGTCAAAGAAAACCGCGCAATTCTTTTTTGGCCGTCTCCAGCAGCGCCTCCGGGGTGAGCCGCCCGGTGCGGATGGTGAGCCGGAAATCGGGGCTGAACTGGTAGCGCCCCGCGGGGTCGGTGAGCAGGCCGAGAATCTTTTCCGGCGCCACCGGGGTCGCCCCGTGAAACGCCAGGGTCAGCTGGCGGCCGTCGTATTCCGCCAGCTCGATCATCAACCGCTTGAGAAGGACGCGCAGTTTCATCACCTCGAGAAGGAGCTGCCCGGGGGGCGGGATCTCGCCAAAGCGGTCGCGCAGCTCATCGGTGGCGAGGTAGATCGTCTCCTCGTCGCTAGCACTGGCCAGCTGCTTGTAGAGGACCAGCCGCTGGTTGGGATCGGGGACGTAACTCTCCGGCAGGTAGGCGGAGAGACCGAGCCGGATTTCCGGGTCGACGCGCTCCTCCCGGGCCAGGCCCCGCAGCTCGTTGATCGTCTCGTCGAGGAGTTCGGCGTACATCTCAAAGCCGATCGCCGCCACCTGGCCGGCCTGACGGGGACCGAGGAGTTCGCCGGCGCCCCGCAGTTCCAGGTCGTGGCTGGCGATGCGGAAGCCGGCGCCGAGCTCGGTCAGCTCCTGCAGGACCTTGAGCCGTTCCCGGGCTTCCCGGGTCAGGTTCCCTTCGCCGGGGATCAGCAGGTAGGCATAGGCACGCTGGCTCGAGCGACCGACCCGGCCGCGCAGCTGGTAGAGCTGCGCCAGGCCGAAGCAGTCGGCGCGGTTGATGATGATGGTGTTGGCGCGCGGGATATCGATGCCGTTCTCGATGATGGTGCTGCAGACCAGGACGTTGCTCGTCCCCTCGATAAAGCCGAGCATCACCTCCTCCAGAGCCTTCTCCCCCATCTGGCCGTGGCCGACGGCGACCTTCGCCTCGGGAACGAGGGCGCGCAGGAAATCGGCTTGGGCGTTGATGCTCTGCACCCGGTTATGGACGAAGAAGACCTGGCCGCCGCGGCGCAGCTCCCGCAGGATCGCCTCGCGAATCAGCTCCTCGTCGAAGCGGGTGACGTAGGTGCGCACTGCCAGCCGGTCGACCGGCGGGGTGTCGATCACCGACAGGTCGCGAATCCCCATCAGGCTCATGTGCAGGGTGCGCGGAATCGGCGTCGCAGTCAGCGTCAACAGGTCGACCTCGGCGCGCAGTTTCTTCAGGCGCTCTTTGTGGGCCACCCCGAAGCGCTGCTCCTCGTCGACGATCACCAGGCCGAGGTCCCTGAATTTGACATCCCGCTGCAGCAGCCGGTGGGTGCCGATCAGGACATCGACCTTGCCGGCGGCAGTCCGCTCCAGAATCAGCTTCTGCTCCGCCGGGGTGCGGAACCGGGAGACCATCTCGACCTCGACCGGGGTCCCGGCAAAGCGGCTCCGGAAGGTCTCCCAGTGCTGCTTGGCGAGGACCGTGGTCGGCACCAGCACCGCTACCTGGCGGCCGTCCATGGCGACCTTGAAGGCGGCACGGATCGCCACTTCGGTCTTGCCGTAGCCGACGTCGCCGCAGATCAGCCGGTCCATCGGCTGTTCCGCCTGCAACCCGGCGAGGACGTCGTCGATCGCGGCCTGCTGGTCGGCGGTCTCCTCGTAGGGAAACCCCGCTTCGAACTCCCGGAAGTGGCGGTCGGGAGGGGGGTAGGGGGGGCGGTGGTTCATCGCCCGCCGGGCATAGATGCGCAGCAGCTCCCGCGCCAGCTCTTCGACCGCCGCGCGCGCCTTGAGCTTCGCCTTCTCCCAGCCCTGGCCGCCCATCTTGTCGAGGTGGGGCTGGTGCCCCTCCCCCCCGACGTACTTGGAGACCTTTTCGATGCGATCGACCGGAACGTAGAGGCGATCGTCCCCGGCATATTCGAGGAGGAGGTAGTCCCCTTCGGTCTGGCCGGTCACGAGGTGAACGAGACCGCGAAAGCGGGCGATGCCGTGATCGGCATGCACGGCAAAATCACCTTCGCGCAGTTCGGCGAGGGTGGAGAGGAGCGCCTTGGCCCGCGCGGCGCCGCGATCGCGGCGCCGCACCCGGGGACCGAAGATCTCCTCCTCGGCGATCACCACCAGCCGCTCATCGGGGAGGCGGAAGCCGGCGCCAAGGTCGCCGACGGTGAGCAGGAGCCGTCCGGGACGCACCTGCGCCAGCCCGGCCGCCGGATCGAGATCGATCGGCAGCTGCTCCCCCTGCAGCAGATCGGCAAGGCGCTCGGCCTGGCCGCGCTGATGGCAGACCACCAGCACCCGCCACCCCTCCGTCAGCCAGCCCCGCAGCTGGCCGGCCAAAGGAGCAAGGCCGTCCGCGCCATCGCCGAGGCCGCGCCGCAGATCCAGATTCCCCTCGGCGCGCACCCGGTAGACCGGGTGTTCCGCATCGAGCTGGTAGAGCTCCAGGGGAGAAAAATCGATCCGCGGCCGGCCGGCCAGCTCCCGCTCCAGATCCCGGGGGGTCAGGAAGAGATCGGCGGCGGCGACAAAGGGCTCGCCGCGATGAGCGGCACGGGCTTCCCCCTCGGCAACCTCGGTCGCGAAACGGTCGGCTTCCTGGAGAATGGCCGGCGGGTCGA is a window encoding:
- the mfd gene encoding transcription-repair coupling factor; protein product: MDSNPIDHHQVAHATRKAFVEGVLATRGRSEVLGLVGTSGAWLLAGLLAASNETLLILTAGQKEAARLAADLAFCHGRSGEIFHFPHWEVGPFEPLAPHPEVEAERLAALAALHEGRARALVVPVRSLLQRVIPRQALAGLCERLVVEEEYPRPPLLQRLLELGYQAVPLVEDRGTFSVRGDLLDIFPPTRSTPVRIEFFGDYIERMRPFDPSTQRSGNEELEELMLLPARELVLAGDHLETFARKLKERCDTLGLPRTVREAVLDEAREGILAPGRAFLLPCNYPALDSLTAYAPSARWVVVDPPAILQEADRFATEVAEGEARAAHRGEPFVAAADLFLTPRDLERELAGRPRIDFSPLELYQLDAEHPVYRVRAEGNLDLRRGLGDGADGLAPLAGQLRGWLTEGWRVLVVCHQRGQAERLADLLQGEQLPIDLDPAAGLAQVRPGRLLLTVGDLGAGFRLPDERLVVIAEEEIFGPRVRRRDRGAARAKALLSTLAELREGDFAVHADHGIARFRGLVHLVTGQTEGDYLLLEYAGDDRLYVPVDRIEKVSKYVGGEGHQPHLDKMGGQGWEKAKLKARAAVEELARELLRIYARRAMNHRPPYPPPDRHFREFEAGFPYEETADQQAAIDDVLAGLQAEQPMDRLICGDVGYGKTEVAIRAAFKVAMDGRQVAVLVPTTVLAKQHWETFRSRFAGTPVEVEMVSRFRTPAEQKLILERTAAGKVDVLIGTHRLLQRDVKFRDLGLVIVDEEQRFGVAHKERLKKLRAEVDLLTLTATPIPRTLHMSLMGIRDLSVIDTPPVDRLAVRTYVTRFDEELIREAILRELRRGGQVFFVHNRVQSINAQADFLRALVPEAKVAVGHGQMGEKALEEVMLGFIEGTSNVLVCSTIIENGIDIPRANTIIINRADCFGLAQLYQLRGRVGRSSQRAYAYLLIPGEGNLTREARERLKVLQELTELGAGFRIASHDLELRGAGELLGPRQAGQVAAIGFEMYAELLDETINELRGLAREERVDPEIRLGLSAYLPESYVPDPNQRLVLYKQLASASDEETIYLATDELRDRFGEIPPPGQLLLEVMKLRVLLKRLMIELAEYDGRQLTLAFHGATPVAPEKILGLLTDPAGRYQFSPDFRLTIRTGRLTPEALLETAKKELRGFL